A part of Desulfobacter sp. genomic DNA contains:
- a CDS encoding DUF945 family protein produces the protein MKKLVIVLAVIILAALPGIPFVNGIVMERTLRGAVDNMNKIYAGTGSDMQFEIKEYDRGLFDTHVEWRIDFGSLSKAYGIEDVVLTEKASHGFLGITSETSLEKNLWYTDWVRSQLEGKDPLKIRTQYSAIGPIVSIVTLDPVVVDTKKAPLNIGALEFTSTLDKSFTSVAMSGKWDGLSEDNANKMGPVTLEAVHKRLSDLIWEGKGTIAVDSFSADEADASVNLSDLSLDYDLSADPDHKNMDITMGMKAGNIVFNGKPLSEWAVEFGMNNIDIQAYEEFAQVYYKMINSHMTRTAGAALSPEAAGEEMQKLMARNAPKLVGGLEKLMKKGLEFKVSRLDLALPQGEITGSLALGLKQDVTMAQCMMLAVQPDLALDIFSLNSALSLPAALAGPRQQDLTVPAFPGMKTGIFIREGETLKHRAEIRENKLYLNGQEVELAF, from the coding sequence ATGAAAAAATTAGTAATCGTACTGGCTGTCATTATTCTCGCTGCGCTCCCGGGGATTCCCTTTGTTAACGGTATTGTCATGGAACGGACCCTGAGGGGCGCCGTTGACAATATGAATAAGATATATGCCGGTACCGGGTCGGATATGCAGTTTGAAATCAAGGAATATGACCGGGGCCTGTTTGACACCCATGTAGAGTGGCGCATTGACTTCGGCAGCCTCTCCAAAGCCTATGGCATTGAGGATGTCGTACTCACGGAAAAGGCCAGTCACGGGTTCCTCGGCATTACCTCGGAAACCAGCCTGGAAAAGAATCTTTGGTATACCGACTGGGTCAGAAGCCAGCTAGAGGGGAAAGATCCCTTAAAAATCCGCACTCAATATTCAGCCATCGGCCCCATTGTTTCCATCGTCACTCTGGACCCGGTCGTCGTGGATACCAAAAAGGCCCCTCTCAATATCGGAGCCCTTGAATTTACCAGCACCCTTGATAAATCCTTTACCTCAGTTGCCATGTCCGGAAAATGGGACGGTCTGTCCGAAGATAATGCAAATAAAATGGGCCCAGTGACCCTGGAGGCAGTTCATAAAAGACTCTCAGACTTGATATGGGAAGGAAAAGGGACCATTGCCGTTGATTCTTTTTCTGCGGATGAGGCTGATGCCTCGGTGAATCTTTCCGACCTGAGCCTTGATTATGACCTGTCCGCAGACCCGGATCACAAAAATATGGATATCACCATGGGAATGAAGGCCGGGAATATTGTTTTTAACGGCAAGCCCCTGTCGGAATGGGCAGTGGAATTCGGCATGAACAATATTGATATTCAGGCCTATGAAGAGTTTGCACAGGTTTATTATAAGATGATAAACAGCCATATGACACGGACCGCCGGTGCTGCCCTCTCCCCGGAGGCGGCCGGTGAAGAGATGCAGAAGCTCATGGCCAGGAATGCCCCCAAGCTGGTCGGCGGGCTGGAAAAACTGATGAAAAAGGGGCTTGAATTTAAGGTTTCCCGGCTCGACCTGGCCCTGCCCCAGGGGGAAATCACCGGCAGTCTGGCCCTGGGCCTGAAACAGGATGTGACCATGGCCCAGTGCATGATGCTGGCGGTCCAGCCGGATCTGGCCCTGGACATATTCTCACTGAACTCGGCGCTTTCCCTGCCCGCAGCCCTGGCCGGCCCCAGGCAGCAGGATCTCACCGTTCCGGCTTTTCCGGGGATGAAAACCGGCATCTTCATCCGGGAGGGGGAGACCCTGAAGCACCGGGCCGAAATCAGGGAGAACAAGCTCTATCTCAACGGCCAGGAAGTGGAATTGGCATTCTAA
- a CDS encoding DEAD/DEAH box helicase, translating into MRFSQFKFHPDINAGIDACGYTTPTPIQAQTIPPILGGKDVLGLAQTGTGKTAAFVLPILQRLTGQTSSKTRRLPRSLIMAPTRELAEQIHENIKLMAVHTPVKSVAVYGGVGKNPQINAFRKGVDIIVACPGRLLDLMNENALTLNSVEVLVLDEADQMLDMGFLPDIRRIIKYLPKHRQSLVFSATMPKEIRHLAQNILNRPVTVRINRTQPAPRIAHARFNVQKQERTALLKKLFAGEGMTSTLVFTRTKHKAKSLAVQLKKAGFRAVSLQGNLSQNQRRKAMEGFRSGSFNILVATDIAARGIDVSGVSHVINYDLPDTVETYIHRTGRTGRADQSGQAYTFASVEDGKMVALIEKAMGKKMMEKSFPQN; encoded by the coding sequence ATGCGTTTCAGCCAGTTTAAGTTTCACCCCGACATTAATGCAGGCATTGATGCCTGCGGATACACCACCCCCACCCCCATTCAGGCACAAACCATCCCGCCGATTCTTGGGGGAAAAGATGTGCTGGGCCTGGCCCAGACCGGCACCGGCAAAACCGCCGCTTTTGTACTTCCCATTCTCCAGCGCCTGACAGGCCAGACGTCCTCAAAAACACGCAGGCTGCCACGGTCTCTGATCATGGCCCCCACCCGGGAACTGGCCGAGCAGATCCATGAGAATATAAAACTGATGGCAGTCCATACCCCCGTTAAAAGCGTGGCCGTCTACGGCGGTGTCGGGAAAAATCCCCAGATAAATGCCTTTCGCAAGGGGGTGGATATTATTGTGGCCTGCCCGGGACGGCTGCTGGACCTTATGAATGAAAATGCCTTAACCCTTAACAGCGTTGAGGTTCTGGTCCTGGACGAAGCCGACCAGATGCTGGACATGGGCTTTCTGCCGGATATCAGACGGATTATCAAATATTTGCCCAAACACCGGCAGTCCCTGGTTTTTTCGGCCACAATGCCCAAAGAAATAAGGCATCTTGCCCAAAACATCCTGAACCGGCCGGTTACGGTCCGCATCAACCGGACGCAACCGGCCCCCCGTATTGCCCATGCCAGGTTTAATGTTCAAAAACAGGAGCGGACAGCCCTGCTCAAAAAGCTGTTTGCCGGAGAGGGCATGACCAGCACCCTTGTTTTCACCCGCACCAAGCATAAGGCAAAGAGCCTTGCCGTCCAGTTGAAAAAAGCCGGATTCCGTGCGGTTTCCCTGCAGGGTAACCTGTCCCAGAACCAACGCCGCAAAGCCATGGAGGGATTCCGAAGCGGTTCTTTCAATATACTGGTGGCAACAGATATCGCGGCCAGGGGCATTGACGTGTCAGGGGTTTCCCATGTGATCAACTATGACCTGCCCGATACGGTTGAAACTTACATCCACCGGACAGGCAGAACCGGAAGGGCGGATCAGTCCGGCCAGGCTTACACGTTCGCTTCTGTAGAGGACGGCAAGATGGTCGCATTGATTGAAAAGGCCATGGGCAAAAAAATGATGGAGAAATCCTTTCCCCAGAATTAA
- a CDS encoding flagellar brake protein, with translation MNELEGLLELNKSQGIYIDIGTKVFLEIDGVTFSVTSIFIGLLKDEFLLITLPRKYKSVQSKLFPGNRMVVKYIHEGSVYAFQSGVIEMITDPIRALALEYPRVVQKRELRNNRRRAVVIPGRVEAKKVHFPIIVNDISKRGCQFIHQDKTPLREGDLLRLYCKFPGYSEEAGAMACVRNTRREGGTLSIGAEFQDATPEFLTPLMQFLLSIEGFV, from the coding sequence ATGAATGAATTGGAAGGCCTGCTTGAACTGAACAAATCCCAGGGGATTTATATTGACATCGGCACAAAGGTGTTTCTTGAGATCGACGGGGTGACCTTTTCTGTGACCAGCATATTTATTGGGCTGCTCAAGGACGAGTTTCTGTTGATTACCCTGCCCAGAAAATATAAAAGCGTCCAGAGCAAATTGTTCCCGGGAAACAGGATGGTGGTCAAATACATTCATGAAGGGTCGGTCTATGCCTTCCAAAGCGGCGTCATTGAGATGATCACCGATCCCATCCGGGCCCTGGCCCTGGAATATCCCCGGGTGGTCCAGAAACGGGAACTGCGCAACAACCGGCGCAGGGCCGTTGTCATCCCCGGCAGGGTGGAGGCCAAAAAGGTTCACTTTCCCATTATTGTCAATGATATCAGCAAAAGGGGCTGCCAGTTCATCCACCAGGATAAAACGCCCTTGAGGGAAGGGGATCTCTTGAGGCTGTACTGCAAGTTTCCCGGATACTCGGAAGAAGCCGGGGCCATGGCCTGTGTCAGGAATACCCGGCGGGAAGGGGGAACCCTGTCCATCGGCGCGGAATTCCAGGATGCCACCCCGGAATTTTTAACCCCTCTGATGCAATTTCTTCTTTCCATTGAGGGCTTTGTCTGA
- a CDS encoding radical SAM protein — MHYEGMIIRPPSEANSILLQVTLGCSHNKCTFCGTFRGKRFNIKKDDVIFEDIEFARENCRRQNRLFICDGDAMIVPQKRLVPILKRIKERLPWVERIGVYANTKSIKMKTDEELAELRALGVKIAYMGLESGDDRVLAAIRKGADSQKMIDMGRKLKRSGIKVSVTVLLGLGGREGSLDHARETGRVLTAMDPDYVGALSLMLIPGTELHDQYEAGEFELPGAEEMLTELGAMFAATTLTDGLFHANHASNYLPIRARLPRDKEKTLELISQALDGKIPLKPEYMRAL, encoded by the coding sequence ATGCACTATGAGGGGATGATTATCCGGCCCCCCAGCGAGGCCAACAGTATTTTGCTCCAGGTGACCCTGGGGTGCTCCCACAATAAATGCACCTTTTGCGGGACCTTCAGGGGCAAGCGGTTCAATATCAAAAAAGATGATGTGATCTTTGAGGATATTGAATTTGCAAGGGAAAACTGCCGGCGCCAGAACCGGCTGTTCATCTGCGACGGGGATGCCATGATCGTTCCCCAGAAAAGACTGGTGCCTATTTTAAAACGGATAAAAGAGCGCCTGCCCTGGGTGGAACGGATCGGGGTCTATGCCAACACCAAAAGCATCAAGATGAAGACCGATGAGGAACTCGCCGAATTGAGGGCGCTGGGCGTAAAAATCGCCTATATGGGACTGGAGTCCGGTGATGACCGTGTCCTTGCTGCGATCCGTAAAGGTGCGGATTCCCAAAAGATGATCGACATGGGCCGAAAGCTGAAACGGTCCGGCATCAAGGTTTCCGTCACCGTGCTGCTGGGGCTGGGGGGCCGGGAAGGGTCTTTGGACCATGCCCGGGAGACCGGCCGGGTACTCACGGCCATGGACCCCGACTATGTGGGGGCCCTGAGCCTGATGCTCATCCCGGGTACCGAACTCCACGACCAGTACGAGGCCGGTGAGTTTGAACTGCCCGGTGCCGAGGAAATGCTCACGGAACTGGGGGCAATGTTCGCCGCCACCACCCTTACCGACGGGCTCTTCCATGCCAACCATGCATCCAATTATCTTCCTATCCGGGCGCGCCTTCCCCGGGATAAGGAAAAAACCCTTGAACTCATATCACAGGCCCTTGACGGTAAAATTCCGTTAAAACCCGAATACATGAGGGCCTTGTAA
- the tkt gene encoding transketolase gives MADNANTLDQLTVNTIRALCMDAVQKANSGHPGAPMGLAPAAYVLFKRFLKQNPANPSWIDRDRFVLSGGHASSLLYSMLYLFGYGLELEDLENFRQWGSKTPGHPEFGETPGVETTTGPLGQGVANAVGMAIAERHLAARFNKEGKELINHHTFAICGDGDLMEGVALEAASLAGHLGLGKLVVIYDDNEITIEGKTGITFTENTRAKFEAMNWHVVEVEDGNDLAAIEKAIQAGKDAVGRPSLVKVSTHIAYGSPNKQDTPDAHGAPLGEEEIKLVKKFYGLPEDKRFYVPEEVLEGTRKALAYGEQYENEWQDVFDAYKADYADEAGLFVDAVSGFLTKGWDSEVPVFKTEDGPVATRAASGQVLNAIAKNLPVLMGGSADLAPSNKTYLNCSDVFQKESWAGRNIRFGVREHAMGAVMSGMYLHSGVRPYGGTFLVFADYMRGAIRVASLMKLPLIYVFTHDSVAVGEDGPTHQPVEHVASLRAIPGLNVIRPADANETAMAWKKALTTMDGPTALILSRQKLPTLDMSYKDGDAEWGGYTVKDAGKDADMLLIATGSEVHICVEAAAILEKEHNVKASVVSLPSWELFEKAPAPYKERILPPSVKKRLAVEAGISMGWEKYVGNEGKTISIDRFGASAPGGTVLKEFGFSAENIVKKALEL, from the coding sequence ATGGCTGATAATGCCAACACCCTTGACCAACTTACCGTTAACACCATCCGGGCCCTGTGCATGGATGCCGTTCAAAAGGCGAATTCCGGCCACCCCGGCGCCCCCATGGGCCTGGCCCCGGCCGCCTATGTATTGTTCAAACGTTTTTTGAAGCAGAATCCCGCCAACCCCTCTTGGATTGACCGGGACCGCTTTGTCCTCTCCGGCGGCCATGCCTCTTCTCTGCTCTACAGCATGCTCTACCTGTTCGGATACGGCCTTGAGCTGGAAGACCTTGAGAATTTCCGGCAGTGGGGCTCCAAGACCCCGGGCCACCCTGAATTCGGCGAGACCCCGGGTGTTGAGACCACCACCGGCCCCCTGGGCCAGGGTGTTGCCAACGCAGTGGGCATGGCCATTGCCGAACGCCATCTGGCCGCCCGGTTCAACAAAGAGGGCAAAGAACTGATCAACCACCACACCTTTGCCATCTGCGGCGACGGCGACCTCATGGAAGGAGTTGCCCTGGAAGCGGCTTCCCTGGCCGGCCACCTGGGCCTGGGCAAGCTGGTGGTGATCTATGATGACAATGAAATCACCATTGAAGGAAAAACCGGCATCACCTTTACCGAAAACACCCGCGCCAAGTTTGAAGCCATGAACTGGCATGTGGTGGAAGTGGAAGACGGCAACGATCTGGCCGCCATTGAAAAGGCCATTCAGGCGGGCAAGGATGCCGTGGGCCGGCCTTCGCTGGTCAAGGTCTCCACCCACATCGCCTACGGCAGCCCCAACAAGCAGGACACCCCGGACGCCCACGGCGCCCCCCTGGGTGAAGAAGAGATCAAACTGGTTAAAAAATTCTACGGCCTGCCCGAGGACAAGCGTTTTTACGTGCCGGAAGAGGTGCTGGAAGGTACCCGCAAGGCCCTGGCCTACGGCGAACAATATGAAAATGAATGGCAGGATGTCTTTGATGCCTACAAGGCGGATTATGCCGACGAGGCCGGGCTTTTCGTTGATGCCGTTTCAGGGTTTCTGACCAAGGGATGGGACAGTGAAGTACCCGTGTTTAAGACCGAAGACGGCCCCGTGGCCACCCGTGCCGCTTCCGGCCAGGTCCTTAACGCCATTGCCAAGAACCTGCCCGTACTCATGGGCGGGTCCGCCGACCTGGCACCTTCCAACAAGACCTACCTGAACTGCTCAGACGTTTTCCAGAAGGAATCCTGGGCAGGCAGGAACATCCGGTTCGGTGTCCGGGAGCACGCCATGGGTGCCGTCATGAGCGGCATGTACCTGCATTCCGGCGTCCGCCCCTACGGCGGCACCTTCCTGGTATTTGCCGATTACATGCGGGGTGCCATCCGGGTCGCTTCCCTGATGAAGCTGCCCCTGATCTACGTATTCACCCATGATTCCGTTGCCGTGGGCGAAGACGGCCCCACCCACCAGCCCGTTGAGCATGTGGCGTCCCTGCGGGCCATCCCCGGCCTCAACGTGATCCGGCCGGCCGATGCCAATGAAACCGCCATGGCATGGAAAAAAGCCCTGACCACCATGGACGGGCCCACTGCTCTTATCCTCAGCCGCCAGAAACTGCCCACCCTGGACATGTCCTATAAAGACGGGGATGCGGAATGGGGCGGATACACGGTGAAGGATGCCGGCAAGGACGCCGATATGCTTCTCATTGCCACCGGCTCCGAGGTCCACATCTGTGTGGAAGCGGCCGCCATCCTGGAAAAGGAACACAATGTCAAGGCCTCCGTGGTTTCCCTGCCCTCCTGGGAGCTGTTTGAAAAGGCTCCGGCCCCCTATAAGGAAAGAATCCTGCCCCCGTCCGTTAAAAAACGCCTGGCCGTTGAAGCCGGTATTTCCATGGGCTGGGAAAAATATGTGGGCAATGAAGGCAAGACCATCAGCATTGACCGGTTCGGCGCTTCCGCCCCCGGCGGCACCGTACTCAAGGAGTTTGGATTCTCCGCGGAAAATATCGTGAAAAAAGCGCTGGAATTGTAA
- a CDS encoding YjbQ family protein, producing MQFSVKTNARTQMIDVTAQVREAVTASGVKEGLVHVYSMHTTGAVTINENADPAVEADILSCINRVIPWDDNFKHMEGNSAAHIKVSLFGPSETIPLEGGRLVLGTWQGIFFCEFDGPRTRKVNVKIIEG from the coding sequence ATGCAGTTTTCAGTCAAAACCAACGCCCGGACCCAGATGATCGATGTCACCGCCCAGGTCCGGGAGGCGGTAACGGCCTCGGGGGTGAAAGAGGGGCTGGTCCATGTCTATTCCATGCACACCACCGGCGCCGTCACCATCAATGAAAATGCGGATCCGGCCGTGGAAGCGGATATCCTCTCCTGCATCAACAGGGTGATTCCCTGGGACGACAATTTCAAACACATGGAGGGCAATTCCGCAGCCCACATAAAAGTCAGCCTGTTCGGTCCATCGGAAACCATCCCCCTGGAAGGCGGCAGACTGGTTCTGGGCACCTGGCAGGGGATATTTTTCTGCGAGTTTGACGGCCCCCGTACCCGGAAGGTGAATGTGAAAATTATTGAAGGCTAG
- a CDS encoding RNA pseudouridine synthase — protein MKQKINIVQRGTGWICVEKPGGISVHNSPGKDVISILGARPVSGIPKNGILQPVHRLDKETWGLLLLATDHETLARLSDLFARGRVVKRYKALVHGNFDLAREAGGIWDIPLSKEAGGRKDPRGRGKKVRAETRYRVIDQSPHYALLDIELFTGRKHQIRRHAKLAGHPVTGDSRYGSPRAIKFLKEQRDFHAMGLQSCYLEFEENGRPVTMELSALPSPMEQLLKEDQESKADPPSLQ, from the coding sequence ATGAAACAAAAGATAAATATCGTTCAAAGGGGAACGGGCTGGATTTGTGTTGAAAAACCCGGGGGAATCAGTGTTCACAATTCGCCGGGGAAAGATGTAATTTCCATTCTCGGGGCCAGGCCGGTATCCGGAATTCCTAAAAATGGCATTCTCCAGCCTGTCCACCGGCTGGACAAGGAAACCTGGGGCCTGTTGCTTCTGGCAACTGACCATGAGACATTGGCAAGGCTATCGGATCTCTTTGCCCGGGGCCGAGTTGTAAAGCGTTACAAGGCGCTGGTTCACGGAAATTTCGACCTGGCCCGGGAGGCCGGCGGCATTTGGGATATCCCCCTGTCAAAGGAGGCCGGAGGCAGAAAGGATCCCCGGGGAAGGGGAAAAAAGGTCAGGGCCGAAACCCGGTACCGGGTCATCGACCAGAGTCCCCACTATGCCCTTCTGGACATTGAACTGTTCACAGGGCGGAAGCACCAGATCCGCCGCCATGCCAAACTGGCCGGCCACCCCGTCACCGGAGACAGCCGGTATGGGTCCCCCAGGGCCATAAAATTTTTAAAGGAACAACGGGATTTCCATGCCATGGGGCTCCAGTCCTGTTACCTGGAATTTGAAGAAAACGGCAGACCGGTCACCATGGAACTCAGCGCTCTGCCCTCCCCCATGGAGCAGTTATTAAAGGAAGACCAGGAATCGAAAGCAGATCCCCCTAGCCTTCAATAA
- the raiA gene encoding ribosome-associated translation inhibitor RaiA: MQVSVMFKNIDPSEAVKSHINEKFDKMDRMLDHPADAHIVLSIEKLRHIADINLNCDKIKIHAREEAENNLYAAIDALADKVRLQIKKIKEKQRRHLAGDKASIKSDPALFGPPDLEEDFIQGEQRA, encoded by the coding sequence ATGCAGGTATCCGTAATGTTTAAAAACATTGACCCTTCAGAAGCCGTTAAATCCCACATTAACGAAAAATTCGATAAAATGGACAGGATGCTGGATCATCCGGCAGATGCTCATATCGTATTGTCCATCGAAAAGTTGAGACATATCGCAGATATTAATTTGAACTGCGACAAGATTAAAATTCATGCAAGGGAGGAGGCTGAAAACAATCTGTATGCTGCCATTGACGCCCTGGCCGACAAGGTCAGGCTCCAGATAAAAAAGATAAAGGAAAAACAGAGGCGCCACCTGGCCGGAGACAAGGCCAGCATCAAATCCGACCCCGCCCTGTTCGGCCCACCTGATCTGGAAGAAGACTTTATCCAGGGGGAACAAAGGGCCTGA
- a CDS encoding outer membrane lipoprotein-sorting protein yields MKIFNIIFSLCMTLTLACPALHAEPLTAGQVMEAVDNREDGNTLTADTKMILINKNKSKRVRDIKNIRKDYGPDKKGILFFLSPQDVRNTAYMSFDWDDPAREDDSWLYLPALGKVKRIAAGDKSSAFMGSDFSYADINGMEIKDWDYTFAKESFDLKGVDTWVISGRPKPEARERVAEETGYSKILLWVRKDNFVVAKAKYWVNKGKKIKFFKADDIKTIDGIWTPLKLTMVTTAKGKPVHTTVLLVSNVTYNAPVSDNYFTPRRMEQGL; encoded by the coding sequence ATGAAAATTTTTAACATAATTTTCAGCCTTTGTATGACCTTAACCCTGGCCTGCCCCGCTCTGCATGCAGAACCCCTCACGGCGGGCCAGGTCATGGAGGCCGTGGACAACAGGGAAGACGGAAATACCCTGACGGCAGACACCAAGATGATCCTCATTAACAAAAACAAAAGCAAGCGGGTACGGGACATCAAAAATATCCGCAAGGATTACGGACCGGACAAAAAGGGAATTCTCTTTTTCCTCAGCCCCCAGGATGTCAGGAACACCGCCTATATGTCCTTTGACTGGGACGACCCGGCCAGGGAAGACGACTCATGGCTCTACCTGCCCGCCCTGGGCAAGGTCAAGCGCATCGCCGCCGGAGACAAGTCTTCGGCATTCATGGGATCGGATTTTTCCTACGCAGACATCAACGGCATGGAAATCAAGGACTGGGATTACACCTTTGCTAAAGAAAGCTTTGACCTTAAGGGAGTGGACACCTGGGTGATCTCAGGACGCCCCAAACCCGAAGCCAGGGAACGGGTGGCAGAGGAGACCGGCTATTCCAAAATTCTCCTCTGGGTCCGCAAGGATAACTTTGTTGTGGCCAAGGCCAAATACTGGGTGAACAAGGGGAAGAAAATAAAATTTTTCAAAGCCGATGACATTAAAACCATAGACGGGATATGGACCCCTCTCAAACTGACCATGGTTACCACGGCCAAGGGCAAGCCCGTCCATACCACCGTCCTGCTGGTTTCCAACGTGACCTATAACGCGCCTGTGTCGGACAATTATTTCACCCCCAGGCGCATGGAACAGGGATTATGA